The stretch of DNA TCGTCGGTGACGATCATGCCGCCCTCTCCAACGGTCAGAAGCTTATAGGGATCGAGGCTGTAGGGGCCCCACTTTCCGAAGGTCCCAACGTACTTGCCCTTGTAGGTGGCGCCCATGGCCTGACAGGAATCCTCCAGGAGAGGCAGACCGTAGTCGTGACAGACCTTGGCTATGGCATCCATGTCCGCCGCCGCACCGAACATGTGGACCGGCATGACGGCCCTGGTCTTCTCGTTTATCAGAGATGCCACGGAGGCGGGATCCATATTGAGGCTCTCGTCGATATCGGCGAACACCGGCACGGCGCCGCACTCGGCCATGGCCTCCACCGTAGCGATGAAGGTGAAGGGCGAGGTTATGATCTGGTCGCCGGGCTTGATGCCCATGGCCTTGAGTCCAACGTAAAGGGAGGCGGTTCCGCTGCTGACCGCCAGGGCGAAACGGGATCCCACCATATCGGCGACGGCCTTTTCGAATTCCTCAACTTTGTATATGCCGTCACGGCAGTCGTTGAAGGAATAACGGTGAACCATCTTCCTGTTGATAACGTCGGCTACTGCATCTATCTCTCTCTGATCGAAAAACTCAAAACCGGGCATTTAAAAGGCCTCCTCATAAATAGATATGACTTGCTCCAGAGTTATGTCCCTAGGGTTGTTCTCCATAGGTCTGGCGACGGCCATGGCCCTTTTCGCCATGTCCTCGAAGTTCTCCGAGGCTATGCCGACCTCCAGCTCTCTCAGGTTCGTCGGCAGATCCAGATCGTGGACCAGCTCGTCCAGCCGATCGGCACACTCGACGGCCCTGTCGAAAAGCCCCTCCGAGTAATTAGGCCCGCACAGAAGCTCCGAGGCCCTGGCGAATTTCTCCGGCGCCGCCATGGCGTTGAACCGAACCACGTATGGAAGAAGCAGGGCGTTGGAAAGACCGTGCCCCACTCCGAAGACCGCACCCAGAGGGTATGCCATGGAATGGCAGGCGGTGACTCCGGCGTTGGCAAGGGCCACACCTCCGAAGAGGGCGGCAAGCATCATCTCGCTCCTGGCCTCGATATCGTTCCCGTTCAAGGCTGCGACCCTGAGGTATCTGCCAATCCTGGCTATTGCGGCCTCGGCCATCATGTCGCTGAAGGGAGATGCCTGGCGGCTGGTATAGGCCTCCAGGGCGTGGGCCAAAGCATCCATGCCTGTCTCGGCTGTGACCTTTCGGGGCATGGATAGGGTGAGCTCCGGGTCCAACAGGCTGCAGTCCGGATATAGGTAGTCCGAGTTTATTCCGCCCTTGACTCCGTCGCTTTTGCGAATCAACACGGCGGTGAAGGTGACCTCAGAACCGGTACCGGCGGTGGTGGGGATCACGATCTTGGGAAGACCGGGCTTCTTGACCAGCCCCAGTCCCTGATAGGCCCCGGCGGAACCCTCGTTGGTTGCCAGAACGCTGACAGCCTTGGCCACGTCCATGGAGCTTCCTCCTCCCAGCCCCACGACGAGGTCGCATCCTGTGGATTTGAGCCGGTCCGCCGCCAAGTCGACCGTCTCCACCGACGGCTCGGGCTCCACTTGGGAGAACGTCTCTACGGAAAGGCCAGCCTCCTCCAGATAGGAGGTTATACGTTCAGCCGTTCCTATGGAGACCATTGTCTCGTCGGTCACCAACATAACCTTGGAGGCTCCTAGAACCTTCGCCTTTTCCCCTACCGTAGCCGACACTCCGGCACCGAAGGAGATCTTTCCAGCCATGAACATATCGAAATTCATTCGTCCTCTACCTCCCGAAGATATCTCTCTAAGGACTTTACGTCCTCCATCGTGTCTATCTCTATGGTGTCCCTGTAGGTTTCCACGCACCTGATGGGGTATCCCCTCTCGAGGACCCGAAGCATCTCCAGGCTCTCGGAGCGCTCCAGTTCGGTCTGATCCCAGCTGGAAAAACGCAGAAGAAAGTCTCTCCTATATGCGTAGGGCCCTATGTGCTTGTAGCAGGCAGCCTCTCCGACTCTACGGTACGGTATAGGAGAACGGCTGAAATATAGGGCGTTTCCCTTTTTATCGAAGACCATCTTCACTATGTCGGGCGAGTCGACCTCCTCGGGCCGCTCTATTCTCTTGGCCAGCACGGCGAGGGGCACCGAGGGGTCGCCCTTGAGGGCTTTCATCAGAGGGTCCACCATCTCCGGCCCAACCAGGGGGTCGTCTCCCTGGATGTTCAGCACGTATCTGGACTCTATTCGCTCCGCCACGTAGGCCACCCGATCCCCTCCGGATGGGAGATCCTTCGGGGTCATCATGGCCTCCCCTCCCCAGTCCTCGACGACCGAAGCGATCCTCTCGTCGTCGGTAGCCACCAGGGTCCTGTCTACGCCACGGCACCTCAGGGCGTTGCGAAGCACCCTGATCACCAGGGGGACCCCTCCTATCTCCATCAGGGGCTTGGCCGGAAGCCTCGTGCTGCCGTACCGAGCCGGTATCACCGCCAGGGTCTCGATCAAATCTCTCACCTCCATCTTTTTTCCTTTCACGTAGAAGTATCACAGACTAGGGGCGATAGTGGCACGAATAAAACGTTCGAGATGGGTTACAATGACTCGGTAGGGAGAGAAATTACGTTGAAGAAGGAGCGAGGATTATGATAGAGAAAGTCGACCTGAATAATTTTGGCCCTCTGAAACACCTGCATTGGCCCGATCTAGGAAAGATAAACCTGGTCATAGGCGAAAACGGCAGGGGGAAGACCTTCCTCTTGAAGGCCCTTTACAGCGCCATCCGCTCCATAGAGATGTCCGGACGAGGCGACGACAGACAGTCCTCACTGGCGGATCTGCTTGCCCGCAAGCTACACTGGACGTTCCAGGCCGAAAAGATCGGCGATCTGGTGACGAAGGGGAGCGACGAAAAACTTCGGATGAGAGCCATCATAGACGGGGACGAGCTGGAATATTCCTTCGGCAAGGACACCACCAAACAGATAACTAAGATAGGCTGGGAAGGCTCCTTCAGAAAGAACAATTCAATATTCATCCCGGCGAAAGAGCTCCTGTCCATCCATCACGTCGTTCTTCGGTCTAGAGAGGTAGACCAGGTTTTCGGTTTCGACGATACCTATTTCGATCTGGCCAAGGTCCTCTCTATAAAACCGACTAGGGGAAAAAACTTCACCGAATTCGCCCAATCCAGAGAAAACCTGAAAGGAATATTAGGGGGACGGGTTGAATACGACGACGAGGCTCAACGCTGGTCGTTCAAGGTCGGCAACGAGAAGTTCGCAATAGGGACAACAGCGGAGGGGATAAAAAAGATAGCCATTTTGGACATCCTTTTGGGAAATCGTTATCTCTCTCCAGGATCGGTGGTCTTCATAGACGAGGTTGAGGCCGCCATGCATCCCAAAGCCATATCTGATTTCTTGGATATCTTGGCCGTTTTGGCCGATCGAGGTATTCAGTTTTTTCTCGCGACCCATTCGTACTTCGTGCTTAAAAAGACACTCCTGATGAGTAGAAAGAAGAGGATGTCGATTCCGGTCATGTCTATCTCCGAATCCGGCTGTAGCTCGGCAAACCTAATCGATGGTATGCCGGACAACCCGATAGTGGACGAATCCATCCGGCTGTATCAGGAACAGGTGGAAATGAGCCTATCATGACCGCCTCCAACGACACCCTGACGATAGAGGAATCGGGCATATCTTTTGGGCCTTTCGATCCGGAGCTCGTTTACCCGATAGAGAATAGCGCCCTCTACGAGAAGACAAACCAAAAAAACGGGAAAGTCCAAATAGCGGAGTTCATACTGCTTAAGGACGTGGATAAGTCGACATCGAAAGCCAAATTTATGTGGATGGTGGAGGCTAAATCCTCAAGCCCCGCCCCGAAGGACGACTCCTCAAAAAGACTGGAAAGTCCTTTTGAGGTTTACATGGAGAAGGTGACGAGTAAACTCAGCAATACCCTTCAGCTTTTGATCTCCGGGGCAATAGAGATCAAGATAGTTTTAGTCATCAAAGACCATCCTCTGGAATGGCTCGAGCCCATCAGCGACAGTTTAAAGAAAAAACTAGCCCCTTTCGCCCGGATATGGCGGGTAAAGAGCGAGAACGTGGTCGTCATCAACGAAGAGATGGCTAAAAAATTCGGCTTAGCGAGCTCAGTTCCTTAAGATTAAACGAAACAGGACGGTTACCCATTATTTGAGTAGCCGTCCTGATATAACAACACTCTACATACAGTTCGGTATATGGCGGTTAGAGTCCAAAAATCAGAACGTCAGTTTCTTGAACCTCTCTATCTGTTCCTTTATGGCTACCTCGGTGGGCAGTCGCTCCATGCTGCTGGCTCCGTAGAAACCGTTGATACCGGTGCATCTCTCGAGAACGTACTGGGCGTCGTCGGGCATGGCTATAGGGCCTCCGTGACAGAGCACTATGACGTCCTCACGGACCTCTCGGGCGGCTGCGGCCCACCGGTCGATCAGCCCGACGCAGTCGTCCAGGGTCTTGGAGGTTTTCGCGCCTATGGATCCCTTCGTGGTCAATCCCATGTGACAGACTATTATATCCGCCCCGGCCTCGGTCATAGCCACAGCGTCCTCGGCGCTGAACACGTAGGGAGTGGTCAGGAAGCCCGCCTGAGAGGCCTTACGGATAGCCTCCACCTCCAGGGCGTAGCCCATGCCGGTCTCCTCCAGGTTCTGACGGAAGACGCCGTCTATGAGCCCTACGGTCGGGAAGTTCTGTACCCCTACGAATCCCAGGTCCTCCAGCTCACGGAAGAACATATCCCATATGACGAAGGGATCGGTGCCGTTGATGCCAGCCAACACCGGGGTGGATCGAACCACCGGAAGGACCTCGTAGGCCATCTCCTTGACTATCTCGTTGGCGTTGCCGTAGGCCATGAGCCCCGCCAGGGAGCCTCGTCCCGCCATGCGGTACCGTCCGGAGTTGTATATGACTATGAGGTCGATCCCTCCGGCCTCCTCCCACTTGGCGGAGATCCCCGTTCCAGCGCCACCTCCCACTATGGGGTTGCCCTCGGCGATCATGCTACGGAAACCCCTCATGAGTTCTTCCCTTTTCTCGACAAGTTTCACCGTAAAACCTCCTCTTTATTCGGATATTTCCCTGAAGTTATCCACAAGTGCCTGGGCGAACTCCCTGTCGTTGACGTGATAGGGAAGCCTCAGAAGTTTTTTGGCCTCGGTCTGGACGAATGTATCCTCCAAGGCGGAGAAGAGCGCCTCGTCCGCCTCCGGATCGTAGAAGGGCATTCCCGGGGCGTCTATCATGGAGACTCCCTTCTCGGGCAATAGGAAGCGGACCGGCCCGGTTAGGCGGTTGAGTTTTTCGCCTATCCATCTTCCCATGGTCCGGTTCTCCTCGGCGGTGGTCCGCATCAAGGTCACCTGAGGATTGTGGACGTACAGGTTGCGCTCCGAGTATCTCTCCGGAACGGTGTCCATCGGGCCGAAGTTGACCATGTCCTGGGCCCCTACGGAACCGACGTAGGGTATGCCGGTCCTTATGAAGGCACCCAGGCGATCCTCTCCGGCGGAGAGGACTCCTCCCATGAGGTGGTCGCATATCTCCGTCAAGGTGACGTCTATAACCGAGGTCATCATTCCCGAGTCGACCAGCTTCTCGAGCGACATGCCGCCCGTTCCGGTAGCGTGGAAGACCATGCATTCGTATTCGTCGCCTATTATCTCCCTTATGGTCTCGACGCAGGGGGTGGTGACCCCGAACATGGACAGCCCCAAAAGCGGTCTCTCTCCGGCGGCCTCCGGAATAGCCCGGGTCATCATCCCAGCCAGGCCGTGGGCCGCGTTGCCTATAACCCTTCGGGAGATCGGGTTCAGACCTGCTATATCGGTTACGGAATATACCATGCAGATGTCGTTGGGACCCACGTAGGGGGACACGTCTCCCGATCCCATGGTGGAGACCATCATCCTGGGAGTTCCTATGGGCAGCACTCTCATACCCTGGGTGACCAGAGAGGTGTTGCCGCTTCCTCCCATTCCCAGAACCCCTCCGACGTCGTCCCGACTGAGCAGAAATCTCTCCAGGGCGACTCCCATGGCGGACACGGTTTTACCCCGATCGGTAGGATCTGCGAGAAAATCCGCTCCCTCCGGGTGGAACGACGCTACCTCCCGATTCGTGACGTCCACCGGGAAACCGTGTTCCATGCTGCCGACGTCCACCAGCACGGTCTCGATTCCGGCCTGGTCTATCAACCTCCTGCCGTAGTCAAGTTCGGCGAATTTGGTGTCGCAGGTACCGATGATGAAGGCTTTCTTCAATCTCTATCCCTCCTTCTACATGTAGGAAACATGGCTGAATAAACGCAATGGACCTTTACATTCCACGATCATGATACCACCAAACCCGTCGGGGCCGTCCGAGATAAACCATGACATTTCTTTACGGACCAAGAGTTCCTTTGCGAGTATTATATGAGTCGAATACGGACAAGAGGAGATGATCCCTTCATGATCGATAGAGTGACCGTTCGCCTGATCGCCGCTGTGGCGACGGTGGCGATAGCGGCGGGGGCCGCATCGGCGGAGACCAGGATACTTACGCTGGAGGACTGTCTAAAGATGGCCTCCACACACCCGGACCTGATATCCGCGGAGGGCGACCTGGACGCGGCCAGGGCCAGGGTGTCCGGCTCTGCCTCCGGCTGGAGGACCACCATATCGGGTTCGGACCAGTACAGCCGCTCCGAGGGAGACGACGGAGGGCACTCCGGATCGGTGGGACTGACCCAGCGTATATTCGACTCGGGGCAGACCAGGCTCGCGGTACAGGCCAGCAGGGAGGGGATGATGTCCACCGAGGCGGACGGCATCTCCACCCTTCAGGGGCTCAGATATTCCATAGTCGAGGCCTACTGCGACCTGCTGGACTCTCTGGAGGCCCGGTCGATCGCCGAGGAGATAGTCGAACAGGACGTCAAACATCTGGAGATAGCCAAGGGTTTCTACGACGTCGGGGAGAAGGCCCTGATAGACGTCACCCAGGCCAGGGTCAACCTGAGCAAGGCCCAGCTCGACCTGGTGAAGGCCAATCACTCCGTGGAGCTGGCGAGGCAGCAGTTGAACCACTCGATGGGCCGTCCGAACATTGAGCCCTACGAGATAGCGGACCTGGCGCCGGAACGCCGTCCGGTGGAGACCCTCGCAGAGGCCATATCGACGGCCATGGCGGAACATCCGAACCTAAAGTCCTACGGCCACTCTGTGGCCAAGGCCAAGAGCTCTCTGAAGCTGGCCGCCAGAGGGCTGTCCCCCACGATAAGCGCGACCGGAGGCTTTTCCTGGAACGGAGACGCTCCTTTCGAGAACGGCGAATGGTCCGTAAGCGTCAAGGGAACCGTTCCAATATCGGACGGAGGCCAGACCGCGGCGGACACCGACGAGGCCAGAGGCAACCTCAAGTCCGCCGAGGCGAAGGCCGAGTCGGAACGACAGAAGGTGGAGCTTGCTGTTAGAAAGGCCTGGCTGGCGCTGGACGAGGCGGACCAGAGCGTGACGGTGGCAAAAGAGACGGTGGAACAGGCGGAGGCGAACCTGAAGCTGGCCAACGGACGATACGAGGTGGGAGAGGGAAGCCCCACCGAGGTGGCCGACGCAGTGACGACCTACGGAGAGGCGAAACGATCCCTCTCTCAGGCCAGATACGACAGGGAGACAGCTCTGGCCGCTCTGAAACAGGCCATGGGGAGGATGTAGGATCATGAAGAAGCTATTTGCACTGGTTCTGATCGCGGCGATCGGAGCGGGAATCTGGTGGTATAGAGGAGACGGAGAGAAACAGAGGGTATCCTACAGGACCGAGTCGCTTAAAAGGGGCGACATGGTGAAGACGGTGTCCGCCACAGGGACGCTGGAGGCGATAAACACCGTTCTGGTCGGGAGCCAGGTGTCGGGCAACCTCTCGGAGGTGCTGGTGGACTACAACGACGAGGTGACCAAGGGACAACTTCTGGCCAGAATAGACCCCACTCTGTTTCAGGCGAGCGTGGACAAGGCCAAGGCGGCGCTTCTGACCGCCCAGGCCGACCTGGCCGAGGGTAAAGCCTCTCTGGCCCACGCAAACAGGGCCCTGGCGAGAAAGAAAGAGCTGGTGGGACGGAACCTTATAGCCAAGGTGGATCTGGACGACGCGGAGCTCTCGGTTGCGACGGCCAGGGCCACTCTGAGGGCTCTGGAGGGCAAGGTGGCCCAGGCCAGGGCGGCACTGAGCAGTTCAGAGATAGATCTGGCCCACACGGAGATAGTGTCCCCCATAAACGGTGTGGTCACGGCCAAGGAGGTGGACGAGGGACAGACGGTGGCGGCCAGTTTGTCCGCCCCGGAGCTCTTCACCATAGCGGAGGACCTGAGACGCATGAGGGTCGAGGCCGACATAGACGAGGCCGACATCGGATCGGTGAAGAAAGGTCAGGACGTGTCCTTCACCGTGGACGCCTACCCAAATAGAACCTTCTCCGGCAAGGTGGACAGGATCAGGCTGGCTCCTACGGAGACGGACAACGTCGTCACCTACACGGTGGAGATAGGGGTCTCCAACAACGACCTCTCCCTCTATCCGGGCATGACGGCGGAGGTGGCGGTGGTGACGGACCGTCGAGAGAACGTGCTAATGGCTCCGTCCGCCGCCCTCAGGGTGGACATACCCACACCGGAAGGAGAGCACCAGGGCGGGTCCATCAACGGCAGCGGCGTACTATTCACACTGTCCGGCGACAGTCCCGTTCCCGTACCGGTGAAGACCGGTCTGGCGGAAAACAGATGGGTTCAGGTTTCCGGAGAGGTGTCCGAGGAGACCCAGGTGGTGGTCGAGGTGACCTCCGATGGATCGTCGGATAAGAAGGGGGGCGGACTCTTTGGATCAGGCCCTGGTAGACGTCCGTGATCTGAGGAAAAGTTACGTCCTGGGAAGCCAGGAGGTCCACGCCCTTCAGGGGGTCAGCTTCAAGGTGGACCGGGGCGAGTTCGCCGCCATAATGGGGCCCTCAGGCTCGGGGAAGTCCACCATGATGAACATGCTGGGCTGTCTGGACGTGCCGACATCCGGAAGCTACGTTCTGGACGGCAGGGACGTGGCGGAGATGAAACCGGACGAGCTGGCCCACGTCAGGCGCGACTCCATCGGCTTCGTATTCCAGGGCTTCAACCTGCTCTCACGGACCAGCGCCCTGGAGAACGTGGAGCTACCCATGGTCTACGCCGGGGTGTCCCCTTCGGAACGCCACAGGAGGGCCGCCGAGTCGTTGGACCTGGTGGGACTGGGAGACAGGATGGATCACATGCCTCACCAGATGTCCGGAGGACAGCAGCAGAGGGTGGCCATAGCCAGGGCCCTGGTAAACCGGGCTCCTCTGATACTGGCCGACGAGCCCACGGGGAACCTGGACAGCGCCAACAGCGAGGAGATAATGAGGCTTTTCAGGACCCTCAACGACGAGCAGGGGATCACGGTAATACTGATAACCCACGAGCCCGACATGGCGGTGTTCGCTAGGAGGGTGATAACCTTCAGAGACGGCAGACTCGTCGAGGACAGGAGGCAGGAATCGTGATATCCCCTATCCAGACCGCCCATATAGCCACCAAGGCCCTGTGGGCCAACAAGATGAGGTCAGCCCTGACCGTGCTGGGCATAGTGATAGGCGTGGTGGCGGTGATCATAATGTTCGCCGTAGGGACGGGGGCCAGGGAGGAGATATCGGCAAAGATGAACTCCCTGGGGAGCAACATGCTCTTCATACGACCCGACGTGTTCCGTACCGGAGGGGTTCGGTCCGGCTCGGTCCAGACGCTGAACGTCAAGGACGCCGAGGCGATAGGGATCGAGTGTCCCTCTGTGACGGCGGTGGCCCCTGTGGTGAACTTCTCCGCCCAGGTGGTACAGGGCAACACGAACTGGTCCACCAGGATAACCGGGACCACCGGCCCGTTCCTCACGGTCAAGGACTGGGAGATCGAGGACGGACGGAACTTCACCTCCACCGAGGAGAGAGGGGCCGCCAAGGTGTGCCTTCTCGGAGAGACCGTGGCGGACGAGCTTTTCGGTTCGGCTGACCCCATAGGTGCGTCGGTCCGGATAGGGAAGGTTCCCTTCAAGGTGATAGGCCTGCTGAAGAGCAAGGGAGAGTCCATGATGGGAGACGAGGACGACATAGTCCTGGTTCCCTTCACCACCGCCAGGAAGAGGCTGTCCCCCTCCAGGACACCCGGTCGGGTGGGGTCGATATTCGTAAAGTCGTCCTCCCCCGAAAGGCTCAACGCCGCCCAGAAGGAGATAGAGGCGCTGCTCCGGCAGAGGCACAGGATAAAGGAGGGCGAAGAGGACGATTTCAGAGTGCAGAACGTCACTCAGATGGTCGAGGCTACCAAGTCCGCCACGGGTGTTATGACCATGCTATTAACCGCTGTGGCGTCTGTCTCTCTTTTGGTGGGAGGCATAGGTATAATGAATATAATGCTGGTCTCCGTCACCGAGAGGACCAGGGAGATAGGCATAAGGATGGCGGTAGGAGCCACCGCCACGGACATAAGGATCCAGTTCATGACGGAGGCGCTGCTTCTGTCTCTGATAGGCGGTCTGGTAGGGGTTGCCCTGGGCTGGGGAGGAGCCCTCTCCATAACCAAGGTCACCGGCTGGAACACCTCCGTGCCGGTCTTCGCGGTGGTTCTGGCTGTAGGGGTGTCCGCCGCGACGGGGATGTTCTTCGGCTACTACCCGGCGGCCAAGGCAGCAAGGCTGAACCCCATAGACGCTCTGAGACACGAATAAAACCAGCTCCGTAGAAAAGGAAGGGAGGTCCATGTCATGACGCTCGACCGAGATGAAAAAGACGGCGATACCGCCCATGGAAAAATCGCCGTCGGCCAGGTATGGACCAAAAGCCTGATCTCCGTCTCGAAAATTCCCGGCGTGGACTTCACGGTGAACCCCTACGTGGGATGCCCCCACAAATGTATATACTGCTACGCCGAGTTCATAAAGCAGCACACCGACCACACCGAGGATTGGGGCGACTTCGTGGACCTCAAGAGGTGTCACGCCAGGCTCCCCTACAAGAAGATGCAGGGAAAGACCGTGGTGATGTGTTCCTCCACCGACGGCTACAACCCGCTGGAACTTCGCTTCGAGGCCACCAGAGAGATACTGGAGGACATGGTCTTCAGCCAGTGCGATTTCGACCTTATGATACTGACCAAGGGATACGCGGTGGTCCGAGACATAGATCTGCTTTTGAAGCTGAAGGCCAAGGTGGGAATCTCGATGAACTCTCTGGACGAATCGTTCAGAGTTAAGGCGGAGCCCAGGGCCTCCTCGGTAAGGAAAAGACTGGAGGCCCTCAGGCTGCTGAGAGAGGCGGGGCTCGAGACCTGGATCTTCATGTCCCCCATCTTTCCGGGAATAACCGACTTCAGGGCAGTGATCGATGCGACCAGACCCTGGACCTGCGAGTACGGTTTCGAGAACCTGAAGTTGAACGGCCCCTTCAGGCCCAGGGTGCTGGAGATGATACGGAGGGAATATCCCGAACTGATCCCGCTGTATCGCCGAATCTTCGTGGAAAAAGACTACGGCTACTGGGACGAGCTCTCATGGGAGATCCGCTCCCACTGCAGAAAACTGGGACTCAGGTTCGGGGTATATTTCTGAAAACCATAAAACACATCGGATTTTTTCGTCAGTAAAACGACCTACACGGCGCACTCCCAGTCCTGCGCCTTCTCCTGGGCCTCCCACAATTCGCTGTAGAGACCACCCTTTTTGAGCAGATCGTCGTGTTTTCCCGTCTCAACTATCCTGCCGTCCTTCAACACCACTATTCTGTCGGCGTTTCGGATCGTCTTGAGATGATGGGCTATTACCACCACCGTCTTGCTGGCGGTCAGGTTGTCTATAGCCCTCTGTATCTTGACCTCGTTTATCGGGTCCAGGCCGCTTGTCATCTCGTCCAGAATCACCAGAGGAGCGTCCCTGAGCAGTGCCCGGGCTATGGAGATCCTCTGTCTCTGTCCACCGGAGAGACCCACTCCGTTCTCCCCCACCGGGGTATCGTAGCCCTTGGGCAGTCCAGCTATGAAGTCGTGTATCATGGCCTTCTTGGCGGCCTCCACGACTTCCTCCCTGGAGGCGTTTCTTCTGCCTATCCGGATGTTCTCGAAGATGGTGTCCTCGAAGAGAATCACGTTCTGCATCACGACGCTGACGTTGAACAGAAAGTCGTCGTAGTCGATTTCCCTTATGTCCACTCCTCCCGCCAGTATCCGACCCTTCCTCACGTCCCAGAACCGGAGGATGAGGTTGGCGATGGTGCTCTTACCCCCTCCGGACGGACCTACCAGGGCGATCAGAGAGTTGCCCTCCACGTCCAGGTCCACGTTCTTTAGCTCGAAGTCCTCCTTGCCGTAGGAGAAGTCGACGTTTTGAAAACGAAGGTCCATTCCGACGGGACTCTTTCTACGGGATGCCGGTTTTATGGTGGGAGCGTTCAAAACCTTGGAGATTCTGCCGTAACTGTCCTTCCCCTTTATGAAATTGATCCAGTAGTTCTCAAGCTCGGCAAAGGGCCGGTAGAACTCTCGGCTGAGGACGACGAACAGGATGTAGTCGAAGACCTCCGCCTTGCCTCCGAAGACCAGCAGGGCCCCCACCGTCACCATAACGCCGTAGGACAGGTCCAAAAAGAGAAAATATCTGCCCATATATCCTGCGATCGATCGGGATATGGCTTTGCTGCTTTCGCCGAATTTCAACATGCTATTTCCGAGCTTCTTCTCGAAGGACGAGCTTGCACCGAAGGCCTTAACCAGAGGGATCCCCTTGGTGTACTCGACGAAGAGACTGACCATGTCGGCCAGGTCGTTCTGGGTCTCTTTCTGCAATCTACCGCTGGACTCGATCCCGGAATACATCACGAACAAAGCGACAGGGATCAGTGACACCATGGCCAACCCCATTCTCCAGTCCACGTAGAAGAGTCCGCCTCCCACGATCGCCGCTACGACGATGCTGCTGACCGTCTTGGACCAGAAGTGGACCACCACCGGCTGAAGGTTTCCCACGTCTTTCTGGATAACCGTGTTAAGCTCTCCTATTCTTTCATCTGTGTAGAACCCCAGATAGATCCTCTTCATGGTGCGGATGAGCCTCTCCCTGACTGTCGCGACCGTGTCGAAACCGGCCTGATGCTGGGCTATCTCCGCCACCAGGTTGGCGACTCCCTTGGCCACGAACAACCCGACGAGCTCGAAGGCGAAACGCCACAAATCCAAGGGCATTCCCATGCCTACCTGTCTGAGTCCGTCCAGAGCTACCATGGTTATCCCCACGTTTAAAAGGGATCCCACTGTGAAGGACGCCATGGCCAGCGACATACACAGTTTAGACTCCCCGGTCAGATCCTTTATCAAAGCCGCTAACATGCCTTCGCCTCCTCTTTCAATCTCCACCGATCAGCATCGATCCGGGAGTCGAACATCTCCCGGTAGAGACGACTGGTCTTCAGCAGCTCGTCGTGGGAGCCTTTGCTCTCCACCCTGCCGTCCTCCATCACAACTATCGAATCGGCGTTCCTGACGGCCTTCAGGTTATGGGCTATTACTATGACCGTTTTCTCCTTCGTCAGGCTGTCCAAGGCCATCTGAATGAGGTGCTCGTTGTAGGGATCTATGGCGGCGGTGGCCTCGTCCAGAATGACGATGGGGGTGTCCTTCAATATCATTCTGGCTATGGATATCCTCTGTTTCTCCCCGCCGGACAGCCTGGATCCTCCCTCGCCGACCACGGTGTCATATCCGTCGG from Dethiosulfovibrio russensis encodes:
- a CDS encoding TolC family protein, whose product is MIDRVTVRLIAAVATVAIAAGAASAETRILTLEDCLKMASTHPDLISAEGDLDAARARVSGSASGWRTTISGSDQYSRSEGDDGGHSGSVGLTQRIFDSGQTRLAVQASREGMMSTEADGISTLQGLRYSIVEAYCDLLDSLEARSIAEEIVEQDVKHLEIAKGFYDVGEKALIDVTQARVNLSKAQLDLVKANHSVELARQQLNHSMGRPNIEPYEIADLAPERRPVETLAEAISTAMAEHPNLKSYGHSVAKAKSSLKLAARGLSPTISATGGFSWNGDAPFENGEWSVSVKGTVPISDGGQTAADTDEARGNLKSAEAKAESERQKVELAVRKAWLALDEADQSVTVAKETVEQAEANLKLANGRYEVGEGSPTEVADAVTTYGEAKRSLSQARYDRETALAALKQAMGRM
- a CDS encoding ABC transporter ATP-binding protein; this encodes MDQALVDVRDLRKSYVLGSQEVHALQGVSFKVDRGEFAAIMGPSGSGKSTMMNMLGCLDVPTSGSYVLDGRDVAEMKPDELAHVRRDSIGFVFQGFNLLSRTSALENVELPMVYAGVSPSERHRRAAESLDLVGLGDRMDHMPHQMSGGQQQRVAIARALVNRAPLILADEPTGNLDSANSEEIMRLFRTLNDEQGITVILITHEPDMAVFARRVITFRDGRLVEDRRQES
- a CDS encoding Tm-1-like ATP-binding domain-containing protein → MKKAFIIGTCDTKFAELDYGRRLIDQAGIETVLVDVGSMEHGFPVDVTNREVASFHPEGADFLADPTDRGKTVSAMGVALERFLLSRDDVGGVLGMGGSGNTSLVTQGMRVLPIGTPRMMVSTMGSGDVSPYVGPNDICMVYSVTDIAGLNPISRRVIGNAAHGLAGMMTRAIPEAAGERPLLGLSMFGVTTPCVETIREIIGDEYECMVFHATGTGGMSLEKLVDSGMMTSVIDVTLTEICDHLMGGVLSAGEDRLGAFIRTGIPYVGSVGAQDMVNFGPMDTVPERYSERNLYVHNPQVTLMRTTAEENRTMGRWIGEKLNRLTGPVRFLLPEKGVSMIDAPGMPFYDPEADEALFSALEDTFVQTEAKKLLRLPYHVNDREFAQALVDNFREISE
- a CDS encoding efflux RND transporter periplasmic adaptor subunit, whose translation is MKKLFALVLIAAIGAGIWWYRGDGEKQRVSYRTESLKRGDMVKTVSATGTLEAINTVLVGSQVSGNLSEVLVDYNDEVTKGQLLARIDPTLFQASVDKAKAALLTAQADLAEGKASLAHANRALARKKELVGRNLIAKVDLDDAELSVATARATLRALEGKVAQARAALSSSEIDLAHTEIVSPINGVVTAKEVDEGQTVAASLSAPELFTIAEDLRRMRVEADIDEADIGSVKKGQDVSFTVDAYPNRTFSGKVDRIRLAPTETDNVVTYTVEIGVSNNDLSLYPGMTAEVAVVTDRRENVLMAPSAALRVDIPTPEGEHQGGSINGSGVLFTLSGDSPVPVPVKTGLAENRWVQVSGEVSEETQVVVEVTSDGSSDKKGGGLFGSGPGRRP
- a CDS encoding ABC transporter permease; protein product: MISPIQTAHIATKALWANKMRSALTVLGIVIGVVAVIIMFAVGTGAREEISAKMNSLGSNMLFIRPDVFRTGGVRSGSVQTLNVKDAEAIGIECPSVTAVAPVVNFSAQVVQGNTNWSTRITGTTGPFLTVKDWEIEDGRNFTSTEERGAAKVCLLGETVADELFGSADPIGASVRIGKVPFKVIGLLKSKGESMMGDEDDIVLVPFTTARKRLSPSRTPGRVGSIFVKSSSPERLNAAQKEIEALLRQRHRIKEGEEDDFRVQNVTQMVEATKSATGVMTMLLTAVASVSLLVGGIGIMNIMLVSVTERTREIGIRMAVGATATDIRIQFMTEALLLSLIGGLVGVALGWGGALSITKVTGWNTSVPVFAVVLAVGVSAATGMFFGYYPAAKAARLNPIDALRHE